The genomic region CAGTGACAGCACAGAATCCGAGGAGGTCCTGGGCCTTGATGATCAGCAACATGTTCATAGACCAGCTGGCGGCCTCTCTCGGAGGGGAGGAAGCGAAGGTGATAATAAAGACGATGATGAAGACGAGAGCGGAGATGACACCTTTGGGGATGATGATGGTGGCCCAGGACCCGAAGAGAGACGATCAGGAGGGGACTCCAGGCTTGGAAGCGACGAAGACTCGGCTGACACCACACGATCCAGGGAAGACAGCACCCCACAAGGGGATGAGGGGGCCCGTGATACCACCAGCGAGAGCAGGGACCTTGACCGTGAGGATGAGGGGAACAGCAGGCCCGAGGGCGGTGACTCCACTCCAGACAGCGACAGTGAGGAGCACTGGGTGGGAGGCGGCAGTGAGGGGGACAGCAGCCACGGGGATGGCTCTGAGTTCGACGATGAAGGGATGCAGAGCGATGACCCGGGCGCCTACAGGAGCGAGAGGGGCAACTCCCGAATAAGCGATGCCGGCCTCAAGTCAAGAGAATCGAAAGGGGACGATGAGGAGCAGGCAAGCACCCAGGATTCCCATGAGAGCCCAGCAGCCGCGTATCCCCGCAGGAAATTCTTCCGGAAGTCTCGTCTTCCTGAGGAAGATGGCAGAGGGGAGCTTGACGATAGCCGCACCATAGAAGTCATGAGTGACTCCACCGAAAACCCCGACTCCAAAGAAGCCGGCCTTGGCCAATCCAGGGAACACAGCAAGAGTGAATCTCGACAAGAGAGTGAGGAGAACCGGTCCCCGGAAGACAGTCAGGATGTCCAAGACCCCAGCAGCGAGTCTAGTCAAGAGGTCGACCTGCCTTCTCAAGAAAACAGTAGCGAATCTCAGGAAGAGGCGCTCCATGAGTCCAGGGGTGACAACCCCGACAACGCCACCAGTCACTCCAGAGAACATCAGGCGGATAGTGAGTCCAGTGAGGAGGACGTGTTGGATAAGCCCTCCGATTCAGAGAGCACATCCACAGAGGAACAGGCTGACAGCGAATCCCATGAGAGCCTCAGGTCCTCGGAGGAGAGCCCAGAGTCCACTGAAGAGCAGAACAGTTCTAGCCAGGAGGGCGCCCAGACCCAGAGCCGGAGCCAGGAGAGCCCGTCTGAGGAGGACGATGGTAGCGATTCCCAAGACAGCAGCAGATCGAAAGAGGACAGCAACTCGACCGAGAGCGTGTCAAGCAGTGAGGAAGAGGCCCAAACTAAAAACACTGAAGTAGAAAGCAGAAAATTAACAGTCGATGCGTACCACAACAAACCCATCGGAGATCAGGATGACAATGATTGCCAAGATGGCTATTAGCATGGGCGTGCCTGAGCGCCTCTCACAGACAGGCGTCCTGGAGGCTGGAGACTAGGGAAAATCATAACCGTAATTTATTGACGTTTGTATCAGAAGAATAGCCTGAGGCCATTTCATTCTGAAAGGAAATGCTCGATGTTATACTTGTTTGTGTCTAGGGTGTCATCAAACCATAGAGGTTTCAATAATGGAAAATGTCACTAGAACACCCTCCATGGGAGACCTAAGCAAGGAAAGATGTGTGTTGTTGCTTCACAGCTGAAATAGTTCCTAACTCATTAACCTAACGCACAGTTACACAGGTTgtgctatgtaccaggcactgcaCTGGGTGGCGAGGAGGTCAAGAAGCTTAAAGACTTGTCTCTTGCTCCTGAGGagaaggttttgttgttgttcaggctctaagttgtgtccatctctttgtgacccatggactgcagcacaccaggctcctctgtcctctcctaactccggagtttgctcaaattcatgtccattgagtcagtgatgctatctaaccatctcatcctctgttgcccccttctccttgtgccttcaatctttcccaacatcagggtcttttccaatgagtgggctctccgcatcaggtggccaaagtattggagtttcagcttcagcatcagtccttccaatgaatattcagggttaatttccttcagaattgactagtttgatctctgagAAGCTTATAGAGGGTAAATAAAGCTGAAAAGGGATAAATATGACAAAAGCAAGAATTATTACAATCCAGTGTGGTGATTGCTATTAACACAGATAATGAACAAAACATATGGATTCACAGAAGAGGGCGCACTTTGCCTTGAGAATTAGAGAGGGCTTCACAGCAGGAAAGACACTGGAGTCAGAACGTTGCATGGGATTTCAACATTTAAGGCTAGACAATTCTATTTATCCTTGGTATCAACAATAGAAAATCCTATATGAATAAACATTTAGTTTGTGAAAGTGTTTTCAAAATAGGGCTCAGTAATGTACTTCAGATAagcaaaaattcttttttcaattaaccctttttgattttttccttttttgtgtgtgtatgtgtgtgtgtgacactcCCATGAGCGTCACCTCCCTTACCACTGGTGATGATATGGAGgactgggtgggggagggtggaaaAATGAAATTCCTCTTTAAATAGACAACTAtcagcttaatttttttctaagatcAATCCATGTGCAAAGCTAGAAAAACTGTTCTTGGAGTACTCTATTTGTGTTGCACATAGCAAAATTGTGTGTATAGAATTCAATTGATTTTTGCCTAATACCCTTTGAAATGTTACCTCaacctaaaatatttgttttgtaatAAAGATTATAATATCCAGAAGTATGTGCTTATTTCTTATAGTGATGCCAATTTTTAGCATATGAAACAACTTTTCCTTTAAGACATGGCAAAATAGTTTATTAGCTTTCTCCCATTAAAACAGAAGATTTCCTTATTTCctgaacatttaattttattgataattCAGGTCGCATTTGATAAAATTACTTTTCATGTTGCTTATGATATTTCACTAAATGGATCTGTTATGGATAAGGGGGAAAAGGGAAGCCAACCCTCAGCTTTTTGTATTAGGCCGCACCAAAAGTTCATGGTCTCTCAGATTGTCCGAAGTGTAAACTTTTGGAACTACAGGGACACACATTCTTTACACTGTTTCCCTGAAGGAAATGACCGAATCTCAGcacttccattttgttttttttaagggtttttttttttttcttctaatatggatcacttttaaagtctttactgcatttttttttacaatattgctcctgttttacatttttgttttttggccatgatgcCTGTGCAATCTTAGCAATCTTacgccccctgccttggaaggcaaagtcttaaccactggacttccagggaagtcccaagtatttccactttttccaatGTGTTTTCACCCACACGGCCACTAGAGCACATcatgtacatgctaagttgcttcagttatgtctgactctttgtgaccccatggactgtagcccgccaggctcctctgtccatgggattctctaggcaagaatactggagtgggttgccatgccctcctccaggggatcttcctgatccagggattgaacccgggtctcttacgtctcctgcattggcaggagggttctttaccactaacgctcCCTACAAATTCATTCAGAGAATCAAGACTTCCCAGTCTTCAGTCTGACCCTTCCCATCCTTCACACCTCTCTGTTCCCTCACAACGTCAAGCCTATGGTAGACAAAATACACACAGTTTTCTAATCTTCTTCCTTGAGATTTTAACCCAATAGATCTGGAGTAAAACCCCAAGTTATGTATTTCAAGAAGGGTCCCAGGAGATTCTGAAGTAGCCCATTGGCACATCTACATTTCTGTTCTCTGACTTTACAGATTAGTTATCTGGCTTTATTAACCTACAGGTTCCCACCAACCCACAGTTTCTTCAGAGGATAACTGTCTATGCACAGACCTCTTGGTTGCCTGAGATGTAGCTGACCAGGTTCCAGCCACCCATATGCCCCTCCTCACAGCAGGTGATCAGGTGGGTTGAGCAccccacccaagatggatgggccaATAGCCTCAGAGCAGGCCTGTTACAAAGGCTCTGCCTGATGGTGGCTTGAGGTCTAATCTGAGTTCCCCTCTCTGGAGATCTGGCTGTTGGGGAAAGAGAGGTCAGAAAGTGGTCCAAAcaaaaatagatgggaaaatacagACAGGCAGAAATAGGGAGAAAGTTTAAGTCCATTAATCATGGAGCACAAAATGGAAAATGATCGAGCTCCTGACACTGAGGGACAAAATCATAATCTTCTTGCTCTCACGCTTGGTTCCTGACTCTCCTGTTGTCTATCAGGCCTTCTTGGATCTCCGTGACCTTCTTGACTCTTAAGAGCCACCTGTATCCTGGCAGTACACCCACCTTTCTGAGGCTACCTAAGACGGGCTTTGTTCTTGCAACCAAAAAGCCTCATGAGCTCAGACGTGTGAACGCAGGTGTTAGGCTACCCATGTtccaaagtgatgggaccacagaACACTGGCTGGGTTAACAGCCAAGTGGAGGAAGTCCTGGACAACCTAAGTGGACCttggagactgaaaaagaaaacagggagaGACACATCCCAtggaaaggagacagagaagaaagtgGATGGAATTGTTTCTGGCACATTAAGGTTTGAGTTTAAAGATTTGTTGTCATCAAAGCATTTGGAcgagaggaagagggaaggggaagtGATCAAAGGAGAGACTAGAAAGGTGGACCAGGATCGGAGGTGAAGGTCTCTGAATGCCAGGTTAAGGAGAAAAGACAGGTTTTCACATCTTTTCTATACCTGTTTAAAAACATATACAAACTATAGAAGATCAAATGAAGCACAGAAAAGCTAAGTTAATTATTCTAGTTTAAAATCCCCAAACTAAACTAAtatagcattgtaaagcaatcatactccaattaaaaatatattaaaaataaataaaatccaagaaATGACAGAGCCTGATTCCACTTCAGTTTGAGGATGAGCCACTGAAAGTTTCAAGCAGTGGAATAACATTCATGAATGTATGAATACGGCCCCATCTGCTTGAAATATAAGCAAAGCAAATGCTTATATTTCATCTTGTTCTTGGCATATAAAGAAACCAAAAGCCTCTCAATCATTTTCTAATGGTTTGTTTTCCTAGACCTGTAACTTTGAAAGAACCCCTTTAAATGGAAAAGTTTACTGTTAGCTGGAGAAGCTAACAATGTTCCGAAAAAAGGAAGCTTATATGAAATGTTTAGAAAACATGGCTTAATGTGCAGAAAAACTCATTCAGCCCAGAAGCCACTGATTGTACCACAAAGCGCTGGACACTGGCTTGTTCTGCTGATCCTGCTCATAATGACTCTGAGTGTGGCCAGTAACACTGGTACTACAATAACACCGGTGCTGCTGATCCCAGCTGTCATTGTCGCCAGAGATCATTCTCCACCAGCTCTGCTTCATTGCATCACTAGCTCTCAATTCAACATTTGTGGTAGATTTATTTCCCAGGTTTCTATGGAAGACAGGGGGAAAATCAAGACACTCTGAAACTGAGCTTCATGGGGGAAGGTGTCTCTATTCTCTCTAAAATTATCTGCTAAATTGTTGGTATGTTTAAGTagaggggtttccctgatgactcagatgataaagaatctgtgtgcaattcaggagatctgggtttgatccctgggttgggacaatcccctggaggagggcatggcaacccactccagtattcttgcctggagaatcccatggccagaggagcctggtaggctacagtccatggggtggcaaagagacggACAGAAGGATCCACAATTTTCATCATATTCTCACTGGTGTCTACAACTAATAAGCTGGAATctattaaattaaataaagaaaataacaacaaaaatcaccAGATCTGCCTGAATATTGTTGTACAGAACTATTGCATTCTGGAAATACCCGTCAATGCTGAGGAGGAGAGCTGAGAATACAGCATGATTCATATTATATGCATTGCTTGCCATACATCACTTGCATATCATAGCTAAAGCCTGGATAAGGAAAGATAGTATAACATAAAATATCTTTCTGATAAAATGAATACAAAGTTTAAACTTCTTCAATGTTAAtacagaatatattaatattctatggtaatataaaaatgaatgaatattcgcaaagtaaaaatttaaaccGGTAGAGTTCTTTTGCATTCCAAGTATATTTAGATTCTGGGTTGCATGTTGATGTACAGATTGAGAATTATATTCATTCTCCTCTTCTTTGTATTAGGCAGTAAAATCTTTGGATTTTAGAGGAGCACATCGCTGCCCAGAGGGGGACTCCATTTCCCAGGCTTCCTTGCAGCAAGGCATGCCCACGTGGctaagttctggccaatggaatATGAGCAGAGGTGATGCACCTGGCCGCTTTCCTTCTCACTTCTCTTTCCTATTGGCTAGAAACTGGCAACTTTTGAAATAGtttaaagtgaaagtagctcagtcgtggagtctttgttacctcatggactatacagtccatggagttctccaggccagaatactggagtggatgactgttcccttctccaaggcatcttcccaacccagggatcaaacccaggtctcccgcactgcctgcagattctttaccagctgagccacaagggaagcccaagaatactggagtgggtaacctatcccttctccagggaatcttcccgacccaggaatcgaaccagggtcttctgcgttgcaggttgtttctttaccagctgagctatcagggaagcatgaTAATTTCCTTGTACCCAAAGGTACCCTTGATTgtttcaggaaagaaagaaagaaagaaagtgaagtcgctcagtcgtgtccaactctttgcgaccccatggactgtagcctaccaggctcctccctccatgggattctccaggcaagagtactggagttctTCTTTAATCTAGTTTATTTTTTGAGTTTCCTTATAagaagcctgggcttccctggtggctcagatggtaaagaatcgggaggcctgcaaagtgggagacctggttttgatccctgggttgggatgatcctctgcaggaagatatggcaacccaccctagtattcttgcctggagaatccgcatggacagaggaacctggtgggctacagttcatgcattcacaaagagtcagacatgactgagcgactaagcactttAAGAAGCTTAAACTACATCCTcatgaatatatgtattatacGTGTATATTCAGAAACTATATAGAGTTCTCACCAGAAACACTGAATTATCCTTCCTTTATTTAATAATTC from Bos indicus x Bos taurus breed Angus x Brahman F1 hybrid chromosome 6, Bos_hybrid_MaternalHap_v2.0, whole genome shotgun sequence harbors:
- the DMP1 gene encoding dentin matrix acidic phosphoprotein 1 isoform X2, whose translation is MATKTTILLMFLWGLSCALPVARYQNTESKSSEEWKANEDPSDSTESEEVLGLDDQQHVHRPAGGLSRRGGSEGDNKDDDEDESGDDTFGDDDGGPGPEERRSGGDSRLGSDEDSADTTRSREDSTPQGDEGARDTTSESRDLDREDEGNSRPEGGDSTPDSDSEEHWVGGGSEGDSSHGDGSEFDDEGMQSDDPGAYRSERGNSRISDAGLKSRESKGDDEEQASTQDSHESPAAAYPRRKFFRKSRLPEEDGRGELDDSRTIEVMSDSTENPDSKEAGLGQSREHSKSESRQESEENRSPEDSQDVQDPSSESSQEVDLPSQENSSESQEEALHESRGDNPDNATSHSREHQADSESSEEDVLDKPSDSESTSTEEQADSESHESLRSSEESPESTEEQNSSSQEGAQTQSRSQESPSEEDDGSDSQDSSRSKEDSNSTESVSSSEEEAQTKNTEVESRKLTVDAYHNKPIGDQDDNDCQDGY
- the DMP1 gene encoding dentin matrix acidic phosphoprotein 1 isoform X1, which gives rise to MATKTTILLMFLWGLSCALPVARYQNTESKSSEEWKGHLAQTPTPPLESSESSEESKLSSEEQANEDPSDSTESEEVLGLDDQQHVHRPAGGLSRRGGSEGDNKDDDEDESGDDTFGDDDGGPGPEERRSGGDSRLGSDEDSADTTRSREDSTPQGDEGARDTTSESRDLDREDEGNSRPEGGDSTPDSDSEEHWVGGGSEGDSSHGDGSEFDDEGMQSDDPGAYRSERGNSRISDAGLKSRESKGDDEEQASTQDSHESPAAAYPRRKFFRKSRLPEEDGRGELDDSRTIEVMSDSTENPDSKEAGLGQSREHSKSESRQESEENRSPEDSQDVQDPSSESSQEVDLPSQENSSESQEEALHESRGDNPDNATSHSREHQADSESSEEDVLDKPSDSESTSTEEQADSESHESLRSSEESPESTEEQNSSSQEGAQTQSRSQESPSEEDDGSDSQDSSRSKEDSNSTESVSSSEEEAQTKNTEVESRKLTVDAYHNKPIGDQDDNDCQDGY